The following nucleotide sequence is from Parambassis ranga chromosome 21, fParRan2.1, whole genome shotgun sequence.
CTACTGCCTCCATCAAAACTGACCGAACTGATGAAGCCACAGCAGCCCCTCAAACCTCCACAGTAAGCCAGACACACATTCCAGTGAATGAGGAGTTACCTTCAGTGCATCACCAAACCGCACCAGTCCAACAGCCTATCAGTCcccaagagaagaaagagctggAGCAGCTACTGAGTGGGTTGGAGGGGCCCATGCACCGACAGGCCTACCTGTCCAGCCCGACATCAGCAGCTGGAGGAATGCTGCACCTGGTGCCGGCCCAGGTCCATGTTAATGGGCACGGTAGCATTGATCGTGAAACGGACATTTTAGATGATGAGCTGCCTACCAGCCAAGAGGGCAACAGTGTGGACAGCCTTGGAACGTTCTCCTCCACAGATGGACGAGCTACGCCAGCCGATCTCTACTACCAGTCTGAGTCCCTTATTAATGGCCAAGACCATGTGCCATATCTGGAGCGCAGCGTGCCAGAAAAGCCTCTGGAAACCATCCTGTCACAGGTCGGTATATCTGACAAACCCATCATTTTGACCCAAAGTGATTCTACCCCGTCCTCTGGCAATTACACAGCTGTGCAGAATGGCAATCTCTACCGATCTCAGTCATTTGGTTCAGAGCCAAACTCTATGCCCAAAGCTCCAACCCGTACCACAAGTAGCAGGGATGCCGTCCAGCGTGGTCTCAATGTTTGGCAGCGGTTTGGTGTACCTGAGGAGCCAGTAACTGAAGGACTTACTTTCAGTCCACCTCCTTCTGTAGCAGCCATGCCCAGCCACCACAGCCTGCCACAATTCCCCCATCGCCACAGCGCCTCCCAGCAAGAGATTGAGCAATCTATTGAAACCCTTAATCTCCTTATGTTGGATCTGGAACCAGGCCGTTCGCTGCCACCCAAATCCCAAAGTGCTCCACTGCGGGAAAACACTGTAGTGACCACCCAGCCGTCCTTCTCTCAGAGTCAAACCAGACCCTCCTATCAGGCTGATGCCACCATTCACACCAACTTTTCTGGCCCTGTGCCCAGCCTGGCCAGCCACACGCCACCATCTCAGGTGTCACCAGGAAAGACCATTGCCCCAGAGCCTGCACCTGTAACCTGTGCTTCCTTACAAGCCTTAGCCACCAGAAGCGACCACATTCAGCCCAAGCCCATCAACACCTACCCACCAACCACGCCAGCCCAGTCTGCAGAGGTTTCTGAGCCACAGAAAAGCACCAGCGATGCCTCAGCTTCATCCCAACCACGAGACGGCGAGCCTGATGAAGTCTTCAATGTTGAAGGTCTGGTGGCCCAAAGAGTGGCTGGTAAGATCTAATGCCATTTTATTACTATATCATTATTTTTTATCCAGCAGCTTGAATCTTCAAAGATACGTGACCTCAAAGAGTTTTGTAGTCTGCTTGAAGCCATGAAACTCTGCCAAGCTTCAATTCCAACTTAATCCAAAGAGAAAAGTTGGAACAGAGTTTGTGGAAATTTTGGATTTATAGTTGACTTTTATCTTTCTCAGTGAACTGTAGGCATCtttgagaaaacaaaacacatatgaagctgcagcctgctgcgGCAAAAATGTTTGGATTTCTGTAGAACTTTCCAAACCTCTACCATGAGGCCCTGAATCTGGCTTCACCCAAGAAGTGCCTTTTCTTTAACACAACTCAAACAGCTTTTTGCCATTTGTGGCAgcaaatggaaaagaaaatatGCCGATACCATCAGCTGCATGTTGTATGTACACCTCTCAGAAAACACTGTTCTGCTCTTATCTCATTTCCTGAAAGTCACCTCATCAGTCAAGCTCAAACAGGAAGAGTtctgtccagtccagcaggtTAACTATCCCAAGATAAGCTCGTCAGACATCCTGCAGAGCAGCAAGAAATGGAACAAAGTCAACATGAAGCAGTGTGATAGCTGAGCCCTCAGATAAGAATTGTCAGAGAGAGCTTTTCAAGAATCAACAATAtgcttcagttcattttagtGCCGTTTAAATGTAGAGCGACTCATCTCTTAAACAGCAGTGAAGGCTAGTCTTGGTGTATCATTGAGATAAATTGGGGCCCATGTCTCAATTTAATTCGCATTTTCATGACTTCTTTGATGACAGAACTGTTCTTTTTCTCTGAATGTAAATTTTCTGTTACCTTGTCTTGTTATCAGACCTCATCCTCCATCTGCtttttcatttctgcttttgtcctcatccttctttctttcatcaTTCCTCTGTTTACCCAGAGTACTCGGCTCGTGCCCAAAGTGTCATCCCCAGCATGACCTCTTCTCAGTCTGAGCATCGCCGCTCTCACTCCCTGTCGGGTTGGTTCTCCCATCCTGTCTGAAGAAACacactaagaaaaaaaaggaggggtccttttttttccaagtgttTCTTCAGTTCATGTCTGTTTTGAGTGCAGTGGGCTTTTGTTTGCAGTTTATTATTTCTCTTTTAGTTTAATAGTTACTGCCccgtctgcagctgctgctcattttgttttactctctttgtgtgtatgaGATCAACAAACTAACCACTGATTCCTGTTTGTTCATACTCACCTTCATTTCTGTTTGTTCCTCCTCAAGGTTAGGGAATTACCCCAAATATGGCgaagggggggaaaaaacactcaATTGGATAATGTTAAAGTTTCACAAGAACGAGACAGGGGGAAGCACAAAGGGGCCTCTGTCCCCTGCCAGGAGAGTGCATGTCACAAGATCCGTTTTTGCCAAACTTGGGGAACAATACTGAGGCCAGGATACACTGGCCTCATTCAAGgctgctttttttccttctcccaCTATGTTGAAGATTTACAAAGCCAGACAAAGGACACCAAATGTAAAAGAGAGACCACAGTCCTAGTTGGAAACATCACTAAAGCCGTATGTGTCCACCGAGAGCCGGCGACCACAAAGCAGACAGGATTGTTCTCTGTAATGGACTGGACTGGCCAGACAGTGATGCAACACTAAGTCAGAGTTAAATGTCAAGAATGAAGTTCTAATGAACACGTATTTGCAGTAATCATGACATTTACATACTACAAGTAGGGTACACAAACAGCTAATTATAGACAATTAAATTCTATGTGCTGCCAGGAATCCATTCTCCTCGATCTTACCTTAAATGACCTCTCTCAGTCACAGGTGTTCATGTGGAAAGTGGGGTTTCTCTccctctgagaaaaaaaaaaacccacaggaTCCCCTATCAAGTTTATGTTTTTGGAGTCTGCGCCGTGCTTCATCCTCATGATAACTGGATTTTAAATAGCAAAGAAATgggagaggacagaaaaaaaaagtcagtctgAGGGATTACCAACCATCCCCAGCTGGAAACCATTAGCCGTTGCTAGGGCAACAGCACAATGTTTGACAGAGCTCTCTCTGCTGTAGAGCGGTGCACCGTGGGTACATCTGGTTCTCAGTTTTCAGGCCCGGTGTGATGGtgggtgtgtttctgttttgggGTCGGGGGTGTAGACTGCATGCTTTCCAGAGCTGTCAGAACCAAGACTTTATGGCTAAGCTATGTGAGGCTACAGATAAATCAAGCTCTGCAGGAGATGGCATGACTGGCACGTGTATTGTCGATCCCTtctatcatttaaaaaaaaagttcttatATAAAGGTTAAATCAGTGCCTGGAGCCAAATTCTTTTTAACACCTCAactatttgtcacatttttacagCTGTTTTTCTCCACAGATATTTGGCTGAGTTTTTGCTCCCTTGCTTCAGAGACACGTTGAATAATCAATATTTTTCCTGTTTCCACAACAGTGAGGCTCTTAGGGTGTGTCTAAATGATCCTTTCCATGTATAGAAGCATCTGTTACATTATAAGGTCACTATTACTGTAACcgaactgtttgtttttttagtctcTCTCTGAGTCATTTCACCTGGCTGAGGCTTTTTCTTGATTAGGTGCAAAAAAGGAGacgtaaacaaacacaacagagcagctgcaggtccaccaaagaatattaatccctgtgtttcagcagcagaaTCTGAAACATCAAGAAAGCCTCAGCACAAACACTGCCAAAGAAtgtattttccttctttctccctTTGACCTTCATCCTGTTCCAAAGCACCAAGCAGCCAGTGGTAGGCTTTGAAACTGGCTTTGCTACCTCAACCCCTCCAGTCAATAGACATACAGTATTAGCTGAAAAAACCTCCAATCCTGTTTGTTTTATGCTGCTAGctttgtctctgctctctcagttTAAACAAGATTAACAGAAATCAGCTTACAGGCTGCTTTGAGGTTCAGCCAGGGCTGGCCACATTGACGCATTAGATAACTAACAGTGGGTCTGCACCAGTGTTTTAGAAAGTcacttgtttgtattattttgttgggaatgaaaaaatgaaacatttttaatgagGTTTGTATAAATCATGTGACTTCAGGGCTTTATTTTGAAGATCTGCTAATGTTCCATTAACCTGTGAGTGTGCATGTCAAATCTGAGGCCTGCTCCAAGTGCTTTGCCAATTTGACTGTCTGCTAAATGCACACAGTGGTCCGTGCAGTGAGCATTCACAGTGGCTGCTTACTATTAACATCTGGTGACAGTGGTGGAAGGCAGataacagagcagcagggatCGGCCATGGCTGTCTTATAACATCCGCTCTCATCACAGGCGTCCAGGCCCGTGCCATGTCCCTGGACGAGCCCACAACTCTCCCTCGTCGGCGCATCACCAGCGAGGGCCAGCAACAGAACGGTCCAGAAGACGGTCCGTCTCCTGATGTCCCAGTCCGCTCCCCCGTCCGCTGTGTGTCTCCTGAGTTTGTTAACGCAATAGCGATGAACCCTGGGGGACGGCCCAAGGAggtagaaaacacacattttagaaCATGTGTTCGTAGCTTTTTCCCCCAGTGATGACgtgagtttgtgtttgttttcttatcTCATTTTCCCTCTCCAGAGAAATATGCACAGCTACCGAGAGGCCTTTGAGGAAATGGAAGGAGGCCCCATCAGTCCTACACCCACATTTGGTGGTGAGGTGTTTCCCCAAACCCCTGCATTCCCCATCTCGCCGCAAACCCCTTACTTCAACCTGTGTAAGTCCCCCATCCGGCTGACAGAGGGCACTGTGGATCTCAGGCACCAATAGACACTCATGAAGTGATTTTTATCCTAACTGAAGATTAAATTTAGCAACAGAGACATCATTTAAAACACCAACTTTATTTATAGGAAGTAATATTAAAGCATTGATATATTTGTGTTGGTTTAACTCTTTTACATGCCACTGCCTTTAAATCTTTACAGATAGTGACTTCTTTTTTCTTGTATGTACTTCATTTGATGTTATGGCAGAATAGCCAAACCCACCTCCAAAGATACACACTCCTCATCCTCCCCGTCTCAGTGTCTCTCTACAccccacacaaaaacaaggcTCATATATTAGGTAACATGTTCTTTGCCAGCTCTACCAGTTACCTCATCCTGTCCTCTTGCCTATCTCCCCCTGGGCACACCCATAAAAGTtagtcataaaaacacacacacactgtatttttaACATCCATTTTGTAGGTTTATCCTCACAAAGTGGGAACACAGAGTACACGGTCACATTAGGTACCATAAACAAGTCATAAATTCTGTGaatgtggttaaaaaaaaatttcttTACCCATATTTGCACAAAGTGAAGTTACCTGAGAACAGTTTTGCATTGATTAGCAAAACTTTAGAAGTGCATGAGTAGCTAGTTGCTTAGTGCACGTGACACCAGATTTATCCTTGAATCACCACTTAGCccttctttacacacacacacacagccaccgTCAAAAGGTGGGGCATCAAGATGTCGAACACAAAGAATTGATTGGGATTCTTTGGTAAGTGGACGATGCACGGCTCTCCACTAGAGTTCCACTGTCCCACAACGTCAGCCATACCAACCCCTACCCCTCCTCTCTGCCCGAGTGACCCCTTACCCATCACTTATCACAGTCCTGCACTGCTTTGGCATGAGAACCACACGAGAGCAGcactttttgtaaaaaaaaaaaaaaaaaaaagtagattcTCTGCAGGGCATACCATGGAAAATGAGAGGGAAGCACGCACATACTGTACAGCACACATCATTGTAAActctcagcagctgctgctctctgtgttgctgttgtgtttgggTTCCTGTTGCTGTCTTGTTTCACTGCAGCCAACACCCTGCCCTCCCCAGCCTTACCCCGGCATAATTAACGCCTTTGTCCGATGATAGTCATGCTAGCAGTGTGTCTTTGTTATTCTGAAAGTTTGATCCTCCATATGATTATTTGTCTTCACCCTGGAGGGGGAAAAGGAGTCAATCCATGTGATGGAATGAGGAATAAAACATATTCACAGTGAGGATAATTATAGTAATATAAGCTAAATTAAGCACTGAGGCTCTTGTAATCCACTCCTTATCTGTCCCTCCAGTGGCAATAAAGCAGAGACTTTGTCAAAGCACCTGTTATTACAGTGATGTTAGTGATACATTAGAGAATTGAAACTTTAACTCAAAAGAACAACTAAGGAGCACAAACATGATTTGCAGTGTCTCCTCTTGGGACCATTTTGACgcagctctgctttttttttggacacACACCTCGTTCTGATGAGTGAAGTGGTGTCATTGTTACATTGTGATTGGTCATGCATGTTTTGCCCCTCCATCAGAGCATGAGGCATGGACGCACCCTCCTGAACATGTTGCACTTGTGTGTTCATCCGTGTAGATGTGATGTTGTTTCTTGACAGCTGTTGACCTGTTTGAAAATTAAGATGtgtcaacacaaaaaaagatatCACACTCCCTAAAAAGATGATGGTCAGCAGGTAGCAGCTGTCAAGTCAGTGATGTATGATGCTGTGCAGTGATACAGGCCCTTTGTCTCTGCAGGTCGATCCCCTCCTGGACTTGCCAAGACTCCACTGTCAGCTCTGGGCCTGAAACCCCACAACCCAGCAGAAATCCTCCTCAATCAAACAGGCTCAGGTTGGTTTTTCTTTTCAGTAGGTCAGTCTGAAAAGGTCATAGCCAAAAGTTAACTTTTAATTGTGTCAAGAAATGTTCGCAGTTTAGCCAAGCTGCAAAGCTTTAGAGAACAAAtggttttaaacattttacCCCTGGAACCATTCGCTTTCCAAGTCCCTTGCTGTAGTCTCTTTTACAATATTTTGTTTCTCTGGCTTATCTCCAACGGTGCTTCACAGATGATGAGAGCAGTGAGGGTGAGGAAGGTAAGAGTGCTGCTGTAATGCCACTGATGACGTCTCCTCCACCCCATTCCTCTAGACCTGTCGTTCACTTATCCCCCATCCACATAACATAAGTGGCAAAACCATTCCCATGTTTAGTCCACTATCATTGAGCTTTTTTTCCCATTGTATCTTATTGACAAGCCAAATGAATCTTAACACGCAACCTAAAAATGCAGGGCTGCTGTAATGGTGCTCTGTTCTTTCATACGCAGCACCAAGAAGCTACGTTGAGTCAGTGGCGAGATCGGCAGTGGCAGGCGGAGAGCCGCCCACGTCTCCACGGAGTCTTAGCCCACCAGGAGACACTTCAAGCCAGCAGAGTCCAAATCCTAGTCCCACCACCCACACACTGAACCCTCCTTTATCCAGCAGCAGTCCCATCCAGATCTCACAGGGGTGAGTCCTACTGAGAGAAAACTCTGAAGAAGTCTGCTCTGCAAGAAAATGTAGAAAGTAATGTTTCTTAACTAATCTCTCCTCCAGTGATCACCCCTTTGCAGAGAGCGGCGTTAGCACTCCGTCCCAACCCACTACTGATTCTGGGTTCCGCTCTCAGGCTACAGAGGGCACCTACCCAACTCCCACACCTTCATACCAAGCCATAAATACCCCCACTTCCTCCTATCTGGATTCAAGCTCCCCAGCCTCTTCCTACCTTGGCTCTACTACACCCACACTGTCCTACCTTGGTCCCAATACCATCTTGGGGAGCTATGCGGTCACAGATCCCAGTCCGCCCAGCTCAGAACCCTTTCAGAACACACTCAGCCATGGGAGTCCCCACACACAGCGCCAGATGAAcatcctcagctccactcaagGCCCTCTCCTTCAGCAGCGCTCAAATGCTACACAGGACGGGTCCATCATGAGCCAGTATGCATCACCAGCTAATGGCTTTCAGGTGGGCATGCCAGGTCTTGGAAGCAGTCCTGTTCTTGGTCGCCGTCTGTCTCAGGGAGCTCAGAGCAGTCCAGTCCTCAGCAGACAAGCCTCGTTGGGACAGGGGTCTCAGCAGAGCCCGGTCCTCAGCAGACAGCCGTCCCTGGGTCAGCCTCTTCAGAGCAGCCCTGTGCTCAGCAGACAGCCTTCTGTCACACACCCTCAAGGAAGCCCGGTGTTAGGCCGACACCCGTCTGTTTCACAGATGTCCCAGAGAAGCCCCAGTTTGGACCGTCACCCCATGCACAGTGGTTACACCACGCCAGATGAGAGACACGGGAACCTGTCACGACAGAGCAGCTCTTCAGGCTACCAGGGACCTCCCACTCCCTCTTTCCCCATCTCACCTGCAGGCTACCAGGACGGTGGGATGATGGGGATGGGTGCAGGGTTCAGGCAGGGCAGCCCCGCCCCTGGTTTCCAGCCTCAGCTTCCAGAAAAGAGGCGTATGTCGAGTGGCGATAGGCCAAACGGAGCACTGTCCTATGGCACACTGAATGGGAAGATGACATCCCCAATGAGTGGAGGAAACACTCCCAGCTACTTCCACACCCTGTCTGACTTCTCCAGATTCAATATGCATGGTAAGGATGCACAGTGTATGGACTACAGCAAACTGATTTTAGTGAGGAAAGACAAACGGCAGTGGGTAGGGATAGGATTAGTTTCTTTTAGCTCATTGATACACTATGTCTTGTCTGACTGAGAATGTTGCTTTTTCTGGCCTGATTTAGAAGTTGATTTATAAAGCAACCCCCAAACTGATGACAGACGCTCTGTGAcattctctctgtttttgttgcagATGGAGTCCCTGACAGCAGGCTGAATGTCAAGTTTGTTCAAGACACGTCCAAGTTCTGGTACAAGCCAGACATTTCCCGAGAGCAAGGTACAGCAGGCAGCTAAGAGACTTTTCTGATTTGAATGATCACTATTGTGCCAATTGTAGTACGAACTGTGAGTTCATGCAGCCACTGTTGGTTGTGAGAAGTAAACAACTGTCTTTGTAGTCGCCAGTAGTATAAATGGAAGCTGTGtatttagcaatattgtgaaaGAGGATATGAACATGCAAAACATATTAATGCAGTGGCTCATGCTACATGGGTAGTTTGATGGAGTGTTGCTTTGAAGCATTTGGGTTCTTGTAAAAGCTGAAGTCATGGTGTTACATTTCATGGACATAAGCACAGGGATCTTCTGAAATCACCACTTCTGAAAAATGTACACGCACACATGTGCAATAGCAATGAAGATACATGTAAGTCTACGCGCAAAGCatttctgcttgtgtgtgttttggttgtgaGGTCGGTGGCTATTGGCTGCCTGGTCTGTGTTCGTTCACGGCCTGCATTGGATTATATCATGttaaacacaagcacatgttCAAACTGCAGtgacatcagacacacacagagtttataCTTAGTGCAATGCACTCCCAGAGCGAAAGCCGCACCACATGTAGGGAATTAGGGAACATCTGCACGTGTTGCTCATCTCATCCATCTTCCTTGCTTAAACTGTCGCATGTGGACAGACTGGGTCATTGAACTAAATGGTGAGGTAAAACTCTTCTTAAACAATGGACTGTCTGATGCGAATTATCATGTTAGAAGCTGTAGTTCGTGTTTTCATTTTAACTCCCTGCTACCTTTTTTCCAGGGCTGACCTTCAGCCTTTAATGTCTCCACATTCCATCACCCAAATGTAGCCATGGCAGAAAATAAGCTTTTACATTTCTGCTATTTTTCCCACTAATTTACACTTTAATATTCAGCGTTTTTATCACACTATGATATTATGCATGTTTTAACTCTGACCTGGCATGGCCTTTAATGCATACATAACCACCGCCTGTCTTCATTCTGGTCAGCATTCAACCGGGTGAATGGGTTCTGTTGGCTTGTTACACAAGTGCACATAGGAGCATGTCCATATGCTTGCATTAGGATTTCCAACATTTTTTACCTCATGACACTAATAGTTAACAGTAAATAGGCTTTAACAGGGAGTTTAAGGTTAAACAACAGATTGTTCGTGCTGCTGATATCATCATACTAATACAGCGAGCAGCTACACTGCTAACCATCTGGTTTGGTCCATTAGCATGCTTAAATGTACTAATTTGCTCTaaacacaaactgcagctgagAACGATCAGATCATCTGTGTGGTATTCAGGGCAAATTAGGTAGAAGACTAGATGTTGGTGCCATCTGGTGCTGTTTAAATTAGCAGACAACCTCACTAGACGTTCTATGAGTGTGACGTGACCCTACTAATGTATTAAAACCTTGTAACTGTGTTACAGCAATCAGCCtgctgagagagaggg
It contains:
- the tns1b gene encoding tensin-1 isoform X4, whose amino-acid sequence is MPSVSLSLPTALAGPARTWVCLSCMFWPEELEALHSHTFRVKTFKKTKHCSVCKQTITQDGLICRVCRIACHKRCEVKVSSSCVPATNYELAPSSDLPLKHVDTMGSTKSSKSMESRRRPSRSVSLLQALEENYELDLVYITERIISVSFPASVEEQSYAANLREVASMLRSKHGPNYLLFNLSEKRYDINQLNPKVLDFGWPDHHAPALDKICSICKAMDTWLSADSHNVVVIHNKGNRGRTGVVVAAYMHYSNISASADQALDRFAMKRFYEDKVLPVGQPSQKRYVEYFSGLLSGHIKINNKPLFLHHVIMHGIPNFESKGGCRPFLKIYQAMQPVYTSGIYNVQGDSQTSICITIEPGLLLKGDILLKCYHKRYRSPCRDVIFRVQFHTCAVHDLGIVFGKDELDETFKDDRFPEYGKVEFIFSFGPEKIHGQGMDHLENGPSVSVDYNTQDPLIRWDSYENFNQTCEDTTDEVIHTQGPLDGSLYAKVRKKESIDGTVTANGLPPTAVEHALPAVDHALSVSSDSGNSTASIKTDRTDEATAAPQTSTVSQTHIPVNEELPSVHHQTAPVQQPISPQEKKELEQLLSGLEGPMHRQAYLSSPTSAAGGMLHLVPAQVHVNGHGSIDRETDILDDELPTSQEGNSVDSLGTFSSTDGRATPADLYYQSESLINGQDHVPYLERSVPEKPLETILSQVGISDKPIILTQSDSTPSSGNYTAVQNGNLYRSQSFGSEPNSMPKAPTRTTSSRDAVQRGLNVWQRFGVPEEPVTEGLTFSPPPSVAAMPSHHSLPQFPHRHSASQQEIEQSIETLNLLMLDLEPGRSLPPKSQSAPLRENTVVTTQPSFSQSQTRPSYQADATIHTNFSGPVPSLASHTPPSQVSPGKTIAPEPAPVTCASLQALATRSDHIQPKPINTYPPTTPAQSAEVSEPQKSTSDASASSQPRDGEPDEVFNVEGLVAQRVAEYSARAQSVIPSMTSSQSEHRRSHSLSGVQARAMSLDEPTTLPRRRITSEGQQQNGPEDGPSPDVPVRSPVRCVSPEFVNAIAMNPGGRPKERNMHSYREAFEEMEGGPISPTPTFGGEVFPQTPAFPISPQTPYFNLCRSPPGLAKTPLSALGLKPHNPAEILLNQTGSAPRSYVESVARSAVAGGEPPTSPRSLSPPGDTSSQQSPNPSPTTHTLNPPLSSSSPIQISQGDHPFAESGVSTPSQPTTDSGFRSQATEGTYPTPTPSYQAINTPTSSYLDSSSPASSYLGSTTPTLSYLGPNTILGSYAVTDPSPPSSEPFQNTLSHGSPHTQRQMNILSSTQGPLLQQRSNATQDGSIMSQYASPANGFQVGMPGLGSSPVLGRRLSQGAQSSPVLSRQASLGQGSQQSPVLSRQPSLGQPLQSSPVLSRQPSVTHPQGSPVLGRHPSVSQMSQRSPSLDRHPMHSGYTTPDERHGNLSRQSSSSGYQGPPTPSFPISPAGYQDGGMMGMGAGFRQGSPAPGFQPQLPEKRRMSSGDRPNGALSYGTLNGKMTSPMSGGNTPSYFHTLSDFSRFNMHDGVPDSRLNVKFVQDTSKFWYKPDISREQAISLLREREPGAFVIRDSHSFRGAYGLAMKVASPPPSVHQSKKGDITNELVRHFLIESSPKGVKLKGCPNEPYFGCLSALVYQHAITPLALPCKLLIPATDLIEEAPQVATTNPLTERLKQGAVQSTPADSHACNVLYINSVEMESLTGPQAVAKAISETLAAVSPPTATIVHFKVSSQGITLTDNQRKLFFRRHYPTNTVTFCDTDPQDRKWNKPEGGTAKLFGFVARKQGSTTDNVSHLFAELDPDQPASAIVNFVSKMISSQKQ